One part of the Microlunatus elymi genome encodes these proteins:
- a CDS encoding Tex family protein codes for MSVQTIEGRIATELEVGEAQVLAAVRMLDEGSTVPFIARYRKEITGGLDDTQLRTLEERLRYLRELDERKQTILESIERQGKLTDELKTRVTEAETKARLEDIYLPYKPKRRTKAMVAREAGLEPLADALLADPTLDPQETAAGYVDEDKGVADVAAALDGARAILIERFAEDADLIGELRERLWNTGRLVSKVRDGMKKTGAKFSDYFDFAEPFTSLPSHRILALNRGEREEVLTLTVSPDAEDPEPATTNPVLAKLNQAPTKINSAPSEYENVIARRFGISDQHRPADRWLQGVVGWAWRTKILVGLGIDVRIRLRQLAEDTAIDVFATGVKDVLMAAPAGTRATLGLDPGLRTGVKVAVVDATGKVVDTGVIYPHAPKNQWDESVATLAKLCAVHRVDLIAIGNGTASRETEKLAAQLIRKHPELELTKAVVSEAGASVYSASAYAAEELPELDVTLRGAVSIARRLQDPLAELVKIDPKSIGVGQYQHDLSEVALSRSLDAVVEDCVNAVGVDVNTASAPLLTRVSGITPGLAENIVRHRDQHGRFSTRTALLEVPRLGPKAYEQAAGFLRIRGGDEPLDGSAVHPESYEVVRKIQAAAGVDHDSLIGKPEVLQGLKPKEFVDEQFGLPTVTDIFAELEKPGRDPRPAFETAEFTDGVETLTDLVAGMILEGQVTNVAAFGAFVDIGVHQDGLVHISAMSKSFVSDPRDVAKTGDVVKVKVLEVDLERKRISLTMRLDDDQAPADGERKADAERKNNGRRSGPRNQQVGNKGKGRNGKPQQSRDRKPAPANTAMADALRRAGLG; via the coding sequence CGCTGGAGGAGCGGCTGCGCTACCTGCGCGAGCTGGACGAGCGCAAGCAGACCATCCTGGAGTCGATCGAGAGGCAGGGCAAGCTCACCGACGAACTGAAGACCCGGGTCACCGAGGCTGAGACCAAGGCGCGGCTGGAGGACATCTACCTGCCGTACAAGCCGAAGCGGCGGACCAAGGCGATGGTGGCGCGGGAGGCCGGGCTGGAGCCGCTGGCCGACGCGTTGCTCGCCGACCCGACGCTGGATCCGCAGGAAACGGCAGCCGGTTACGTGGACGAGGACAAGGGTGTCGCGGATGTCGCGGCCGCCCTGGACGGCGCCCGGGCGATTCTGATCGAACGCTTCGCCGAGGACGCGGATCTGATCGGTGAGCTCCGCGAACGACTGTGGAACACCGGCCGACTGGTGTCCAAGGTCCGCGACGGGATGAAGAAGACCGGCGCGAAATTCTCCGACTACTTCGACTTCGCCGAACCGTTCACCAGCCTGCCCTCGCACCGCATCCTGGCGCTGAATCGGGGCGAGCGTGAGGAAGTGCTCACGCTGACCGTTTCGCCGGATGCCGAGGATCCGGAACCGGCCACCACCAACCCGGTTCTGGCCAAGCTGAACCAGGCGCCGACCAAGATCAACTCCGCGCCGAGTGAATACGAGAATGTGATCGCCCGCCGCTTCGGCATCTCGGATCAACACCGTCCGGCCGACCGCTGGCTGCAGGGGGTCGTGGGCTGGGCCTGGCGGACCAAGATCCTGGTCGGCCTCGGCATCGACGTACGGATCCGGTTGCGGCAGCTGGCCGAGGACACCGCGATCGACGTCTTCGCCACCGGCGTCAAGGACGTGCTGATGGCCGCACCGGCCGGCACCCGCGCCACCCTCGGTCTGGATCCGGGACTGCGGACCGGGGTCAAGGTCGCGGTGGTGGACGCCACCGGAAAGGTCGTCGACACCGGGGTGATCTACCCGCACGCGCCGAAGAACCAGTGGGACGAATCGGTTGCCACGCTGGCGAAACTGTGCGCGGTTCATCGGGTCGACCTGATCGCGATCGGCAACGGTACGGCGTCCCGGGAGACCGAGAAGCTGGCCGCACAGTTGATCAGGAAGCACCCGGAGCTGGAGCTGACCAAGGCGGTCGTCTCCGAGGCCGGGGCCTCGGTCTACTCAGCTTCCGCCTACGCCGCCGAGGAGTTGCCGGAGTTGGACGTGACCCTGCGCGGTGCGGTGTCGATCGCCCGCCGGCTGCAGGATCCGCTGGCCGAGCTGGTCAAGATCGATCCGAAGTCGATCGGGGTCGGTCAGTATCAGCATGATCTGTCCGAGGTGGCGCTGTCGCGTTCGCTGGACGCGGTGGTCGAGGACTGCGTGAACGCGGTCGGCGTGGACGTGAACACTGCCTCCGCGCCGCTGTTGACTCGAGTGTCCGGCATCACCCCGGGGTTGGCGGAGAACATCGTCCGGCACCGTGATCAGCACGGTCGTTTTTCAACCAGGACAGCGTTGTTGGAGGTGCCCCGGCTCGGCCCGAAGGCGTACGAGCAGGCCGCCGGCTTCTTGCGGATCCGTGGCGGCGATGAGCCGCTGGACGGCTCGGCCGTGCATCCGGAGTCGTACGAGGTGGTGCGCAAGATTCAGGCGGCCGCCGGAGTTGATCATGATTCGTTGATCGGCAAGCCGGAGGTGTTGCAGGGGTTGAAGCCGAAGGAGTTCGTCGACGAGCAGTTCGGGCTACCGACGGTGACCGACATCTTCGCGGAGTTGGAGAAGCCCGGGCGCGACCCGCGACCGGCGTTCGAGACGGCGGAATTCACCGACGGGGTTGAGACCCTGACCGATCTGGTCGCCGGAATGATCTTGGAAGGGCAGGTGACCAACGTCGCCGCCTTCGGCGCGTTCGTCGACATCGGCGTCCATCAGGACGGCCTGGTGCACATCTCCGCGATGTCGAAGAGTTTCGTCTCCGATCCGCGGGACGTGGCCAAGACCGGTGACGTGGTCAAGGTGAAGGTGCTCGAAGTCGATCTTGAACGCAAGCGGATCTCGCTGACCATGCGGCTGGATGATGATCAAGCTCCGGCAGACGGCGAGCGGAAGGCGGATGCCGAACGCAAGAACAACGGACGTCGCAGCGGCCCGCGGAATCAGCAGGTCGGCAACAAGGGCAAGGGCCGGAACGGGAAGCCTCAGCAGTCCCGCGACCGCAAACCGGCCCCCGCCAACACCGCGATGGCCGACGCCCTGCGCCGGGCCGGCCTGGGCTGA
- a CDS encoding RES family NAD+ phosphorylase, translating into MKYPPQDLACPSPRRCPVVNAEDLPHDLPVVQLPEGSSLHRVYDGAWGYDEPNPGFGDARFSPFDALDDGRRVPALYAAETPTGALLETIFHDVHQTASRLIYESDLREQLLAYLRTPSPLSLVDLRDPILTDAGIARGQFVSSPAEHYPCTRRIAQHLHRAFVDPGRAHGLMWHSRQAELGADEHVIAVVVYADSYQVGRGGWRRIGPGSRNLLEGEGRLQVDAIANQLGATIVAR; encoded by the coding sequence ATGAAATACCCGCCTCAAGACCTGGCCTGTCCGTCGCCAAGGCGTTGCCCGGTTGTCAATGCCGAAGATCTTCCCCACGATCTCCCCGTGGTCCAACTGCCCGAGGGCAGCTCGCTCCACCGCGTCTACGACGGGGCTTGGGGATACGACGAACCCAATCCCGGCTTCGGTGACGCCAGGTTCTCGCCGTTCGACGCACTCGATGACGGGCGTCGCGTACCGGCCCTCTATGCCGCCGAGACGCCGACCGGAGCGCTCCTCGAGACAATCTTCCACGATGTCCACCAAACCGCGAGCCGGCTCATCTACGAAAGTGATCTTCGAGAACAGCTGCTGGCGTATCTGCGCACGCCGAGTCCCCTCAGCCTGGTGGACCTACGCGATCCGATCTTGACGGATGCCGGGATCGCCCGCGGCCAGTTCGTCTCCAGCCCCGCCGAGCACTACCCCTGCACCCGAAGAATCGCCCAGCACCTGCACCGCGCCTTCGTCGACCCGGGCCGGGCACACGGCCTGATGTGGCACTCACGGCAGGCAGAACTCGGCGCGGATGAACACGTGATCGCGGTGGTCGTCTACGCCGACAGCTATCAGGTCGGTCGCGGCGGTTGGAGACGCATCGGCCCTGGCAGCCGAAACCTGCTGGAAGGCGAGGGACGGCTACAGGTGGATGCCATCGCAAACCAACTCGGCGCGACGATCGTCGCTCGATGA
- a CDS encoding acyl-CoA dehydrogenase family protein, producing MPKSPLELLKIDHLLSSDERDIAATVRDFVDRRVRPNVADWYERGDIDLELVKEAGSLGLLGMHLTGYGCAGTNAVSYGLACLELEAGDSGVRSLVSVQGSLTMFAIWKFGSEEQKQRWLPAMAAGEALGCFGLTEPDFGSNPAGMRTHAVRDGDDWVLNGTKMWITNGSAADVAVVWAQTDKDQPGKGIRGFLVPTDTPGFSAPKVKHKLSLRASITSELILDNVRLPADAVLPEVRGLRGPLSCLNEARFGIVFGSLGAARDCLDTTLAYARTREVFDRSLASYQLTQAKLADMTLELQKGFLLALHLGRLKDDHQLDPEQISLGKLNNVREAIKIARTCRTILGANGITGEYPIMRHANNLESVLTYEGTSEVHQLVIGQALTGENAFT from the coding sequence ATGCCGAAGTCACCGCTCGAGCTGTTGAAGATCGATCACCTGCTGTCCTCCGACGAGCGTGACATCGCCGCCACCGTACGAGATTTCGTGGATCGGCGGGTGCGGCCCAACGTCGCCGACTGGTACGAGCGCGGAGATATCGATCTCGAGTTGGTGAAGGAGGCCGGTTCGCTCGGCCTGCTCGGCATGCACCTGACCGGCTACGGCTGTGCCGGCACCAACGCGGTCTCCTACGGCCTGGCCTGCCTGGAGTTGGAGGCCGGCGACTCCGGAGTTCGGAGCCTGGTGTCGGTGCAGGGGTCGCTGACCATGTTCGCGATCTGGAAGTTCGGCAGCGAGGAGCAGAAGCAGCGCTGGTTGCCGGCGATGGCGGCCGGCGAGGCGCTGGGTTGCTTCGGGCTGACCGAACCGGACTTCGGCTCCAACCCGGCCGGGATGCGCACCCACGCCGTACGCGACGGGGACGACTGGGTGCTCAACGGCACCAAGATGTGGATCACCAACGGCTCGGCCGCCGACGTCGCCGTGGTCTGGGCGCAGACCGACAAGGACCAACCAGGTAAGGGAATCCGCGGGTTCCTGGTGCCCACCGACACTCCCGGCTTCAGCGCACCCAAGGTCAAGCACAAGCTGTCCCTGCGCGCCTCGATCACCTCGGAGTTGATCTTGGACAACGTCCGGCTGCCGGCCGACGCGGTGCTGCCGGAGGTCCGTGGCCTGCGCGGCCCGCTGTCCTGCCTGAACGAGGCTCGGTTCGGCATCGTCTTCGGCTCCCTCGGCGCCGCCCGGGACTGCCTGGACACGACGCTGGCCTACGCCCGGACCCGGGAGGTGTTCGACCGGTCGCTGGCCTCGTACCAACTCACCCAGGCCAAGCTTGCCGACATGACGCTCGAACTGCAGAAGGGATTCCTGCTCGCGCTGCACCTGGGCCGGCTCAAAGATGATCATCAACTCGACCCCGAGCAGATCAGCCTGGGCAAGCTGAACAACGTCCGGGAGGCGATCAAGATCGCCCGCACCTGCCGCACCATCCTCGGCGCGAACGGCATCACCGGCGAGTACCCGATCATGCGGCACGCCAACAACCTCGAATCGGTGCTCACCTACGAGGGCACCAGCGAGGTGCACCAACTGGTGATCGGCCAAGCCCTCACCGGCGAGAACGCCTTCACCTGA
- a CDS encoding thiamine pyrophosphate-dependent enzyme: protein MAATTPQDAWLRTAIAALTAQGPESIPQDPAPVEGPHRNRSSDAVDHETLTRAELELIFDAQAASRHLDVVARELQASGDGFYTIGSSGHESNAAIAYALRPTDPALLHYRSGGFYAARASQVTGSTPIRDVLQGLMALADEPIAGGRHKVFGRRELNIIPQTSTVASHLPRAVGLAVALPRAHRTARRHPELQAPSWPNDAIVVCSFGDASANHSTATGAINTALNTAYRGLPVPILFVCEDNGYGISVPTPAGWIEHAYGSRPGLEYLSCDGTDVEEVFASAARAAEIVRSRRRPVFLHLRCVRFGAHAGSDAEIAYRTQSAIEADYARDPLLGTARALVDHGVEPPAVLQRYQHQRDLVDQELARLRGSRRLASAEEVMGPIAPRHPGRVAERAADLAMGPELGEHRTLAESINATLGTILDCEPRAMIFGEDVGVKGGVYGITRGLARRYGGARVFDAILDEQSILGLALGAGLAGMLPIPEVQYLAYLHNAIDQLRGEAATQQFFSRGRYRNPMVLRVPGLSYQKGFGGHFHNDNGLASLRDIPGLVVGCPSAGDDAAAMLRTLVAAALVDGTVSVLLEPIALYHRRDLYSSGDGGWLSLDHGQAASIGRGRVRRSGSDLTMITFGNGVPMCLQAARRLAAAGIEAAVLDLRWLAPLPVEDILAAARATDRVLVVDETRHSGGVGEGVITALVEADFAGRVARLSSHDSFIPLGAAAEHVLINVEEIEKAAQHLVASSRINARRVRH from the coding sequence ATGGCTGCAACCACCCCCCAGGATGCGTGGCTCCGCACCGCCATCGCCGCCCTGACCGCCCAGGGGCCTGAGTCCATCCCCCAGGATCCTGCGCCCGTCGAAGGACCGCATCGCAACCGAAGCTCCGACGCTGTTGATCATGAAACCCTGACCCGCGCCGAGCTGGAGTTGATCTTCGACGCCCAGGCCGCCAGCCGGCACCTGGACGTGGTGGCTCGCGAACTCCAGGCGTCCGGCGACGGCTTCTACACCATCGGATCCTCCGGGCACGAGAGCAACGCGGCGATCGCGTACGCGCTGCGGCCGACCGATCCCGCCTTGTTGCATTACCGTTCCGGCGGCTTCTATGCCGCCCGTGCTTCGCAGGTGACCGGATCGACGCCGATCCGCGATGTGCTCCAGGGGTTGATGGCGCTGGCGGACGAACCGATCGCCGGCGGCCGGCACAAGGTGTTCGGCCGGCGCGAACTCAACATCATTCCGCAGACCTCGACCGTCGCCTCCCACCTGCCGCGCGCCGTCGGGCTGGCCGTAGCCCTGCCCCGCGCACATCGAACCGCCCGACGGCACCCGGAACTGCAGGCACCGTCGTGGCCGAACGATGCGATCGTGGTCTGCTCCTTCGGTGATGCGTCGGCCAATCACTCGACCGCGACCGGGGCGATCAACACCGCGTTGAACACCGCCTACCGCGGCCTGCCGGTGCCGATCCTGTTCGTCTGCGAGGACAACGGTTACGGCATCTCGGTGCCGACGCCTGCTGGTTGGATCGAACACGCCTACGGGTCGCGGCCGGGCTTGGAATATCTGAGTTGTGACGGTACCGACGTCGAGGAGGTTTTCGCGTCCGCCGCCCGAGCGGCCGAGATCGTACGGTCCCGGCGACGCCCGGTCTTCCTGCATCTGCGCTGCGTACGCTTCGGCGCACACGCGGGCAGCGATGCCGAGATCGCCTACCGCACGCAGTCGGCGATCGAGGCCGACTATGCCCGGGATCCCTTACTGGGAACGGCACGCGCCCTTGTTGATCATGGTGTGGAGCCGCCAGCCGTGCTCCAGCGCTACCAACACCAGCGCGATCTGGTCGATCAAGAGCTGGCGCGACTTCGCGGTTCACGACGCCTCGCCTCCGCCGAGGAGGTGATGGGCCCGATCGCGCCTCGTCACCCCGGCCGCGTCGCCGAGCGCGCCGCCGACCTGGCCATGGGTCCTGAGCTCGGCGAGCATCGCACGCTGGCCGAGTCGATCAATGCAACCCTCGGAACGATCCTGGATTGCGAGCCGCGGGCGATGATCTTCGGCGAGGACGTCGGCGTGAAGGGCGGTGTGTACGGGATCACCCGCGGACTGGCCCGACGCTACGGCGGCGCCCGGGTCTTCGATGCGATCCTGGACGAGCAGTCGATTCTCGGGTTGGCGCTCGGCGCCGGCCTGGCAGGGATGTTGCCCATCCCCGAGGTGCAATACCTGGCCTATCTGCACAACGCGATCGATCAACTACGGGGGGAGGCGGCCACCCAGCAGTTCTTCTCCCGTGGCCGCTATCGCAACCCGATGGTGCTGCGGGTGCCCGGATTGTCCTACCAGAAGGGATTCGGCGGTCACTTCCACAACGACAACGGCCTGGCATCCCTGCGTGACATCCCCGGACTGGTGGTCGGCTGCCCGTCCGCCGGTGACGACGCCGCCGCCATGTTGCGTACGCTGGTCGCTGCAGCGCTGGTCGACGGCACGGTTTCGGTCCTCCTGGAACCGATCGCCCTCTACCACCGCCGGGATCTCTACAGCAGCGGAGACGGCGGGTGGCTCAGTCTTGATCATGGTCAGGCCGCGTCGATCGGCCGCGGTCGGGTCCGCCGATCGGGCAGCGACCTGACCATGATCACCTTCGGCAACGGGGTGCCGATGTGTCTGCAGGCGGCTCGTCGGCTGGCCGCCGCCGGGATCGAGGCGGCCGTCCTCGACCTGCGCTGGTTGGCACCCTTGCCGGTCGAGGACATCCTGGCAGCGGCTCGGGCTACCGACCGGGTGTTGGTGGTCGACGAGACCCGACATAGTGGCGGTGTCGGCGAGGGTGTGATCACCGCGCTGGTCGAGGCTGACTTCGCCGGACGCGTGGCCCGGCTGTCGAGCCACGACAGCTTCATCCCGCTGGGCGCCGCCGCCGAACACGTCCTGATCAACGTCGAGGAGATCGAGAAGGCGGCTCAGCACCTCGTCGCGAGCAGCCGGATCAACGCTCGCCGGGTCCGCCATTGA
- a CDS encoding aldehyde dehydrogenase family protein, protein MTSFGKLRTLSIKSIVDGKPVDGVRAADSTNPSRLDEVIAKVSFGDASTLVGAAESAHRAQPAWAAIPAPVRGRAIAGIGRAVERNKQALAKIVTAEIGKPYAEALGEVQEIIDTCDFFLGEGRRLYGQTVPSEMADKQLFTFRRPVGTVAVITAGNFPVAVPSWYIVPALLTGNTIVWKPAEYSPAASAAFHEIFVRGGGLPDGVFNIVHADGPSTFAGLEQSLDAGLIDKIGFTGSSAVGREVGGLAGRHLQTACLELGGKNPMVITPAADLDLAVEGALFAGFGTAGQRCTSLGTVIVHESVHDDFLDRFNAALAAAPIGDPTAEVLMGPMMDAKFAERYEEFLSWIQPQHKVQAACGRITADNPRDGFVGDPAAGLFYHPVVVDGVQPGDAIFDQETFGPLVGVTSYRDLEQAIELANTPGYGLSSAIYTNDAREAFSFANRISAGMTSVNNSTSGAEAHLPFGGNGKSGNGSRQSGIWVLDQFTRWQSMNWDYSGRLQKAQMDVAELAVDPDFTLDVDER, encoded by the coding sequence GTGACGTCCTTCGGCAAGCTCAGGACCCTTTCCATCAAGTCAATCGTCGACGGGAAGCCCGTCGACGGCGTACGCGCGGCCGACAGCACCAACCCGAGCCGGCTGGACGAGGTGATCGCCAAGGTGTCCTTCGGCGACGCGTCGACCCTGGTCGGGGCGGCCGAATCGGCGCATCGAGCGCAGCCGGCATGGGCCGCGATCCCTGCTCCGGTACGGGGCCGGGCGATCGCCGGCATCGGCCGGGCGGTCGAGCGCAACAAACAGGCGCTGGCCAAGATCGTCACCGCCGAGATCGGCAAGCCGTACGCCGAGGCGCTCGGCGAGGTTCAGGAGATCATCGACACCTGTGACTTCTTCCTCGGCGAGGGCCGCCGACTCTACGGCCAGACCGTGCCGAGTGAGATGGCAGACAAGCAGCTCTTCACCTTCCGGCGGCCGGTCGGCACCGTTGCGGTGATCACCGCCGGCAACTTCCCGGTGGCGGTGCCGTCCTGGTACATCGTGCCGGCACTGCTGACCGGCAACACGATCGTCTGGAAGCCGGCCGAATACTCCCCCGCCGCATCGGCCGCCTTCCACGAGATCTTCGTCCGCGGCGGCGGGCTGCCCGACGGCGTGTTCAACATCGTGCATGCGGACGGGCCGTCGACCTTTGCCGGACTCGAGCAGTCGTTGGACGCCGGCCTGATCGACAAGATCGGCTTCACCGGCTCGTCGGCGGTGGGCCGTGAGGTCGGCGGCCTGGCCGGCCGTCATCTGCAGACCGCCTGCCTGGAGTTGGGCGGCAAGAACCCGATGGTGATCACGCCGGCCGCAGATCTTGATCTTGCTGTCGAGGGTGCGTTGTTCGCCGGCTTCGGCACTGCTGGTCAGCGGTGTACGTCGCTGGGCACGGTGATCGTGCACGAGTCGGTACACGACGATTTCCTCGACCGGTTCAACGCCGCACTGGCCGCTGCCCCGATCGGCGATCCGACCGCCGAGGTGTTGATGGGGCCGATGATGGACGCCAAGTTCGCCGAACGATACGAGGAATTCCTGAGCTGGATCCAGCCGCAGCACAAGGTGCAGGCGGCGTGCGGCCGGATCACCGCCGACAATCCGCGGGACGGCTTCGTCGGCGATCCGGCAGCCGGGCTGTTCTACCACCCGGTGGTGGTGGACGGTGTCCAGCCCGGTGACGCGATCTTCGACCAGGAGACGTTCGGACCGCTGGTCGGGGTGACCAGCTATCGCGATCTCGAGCAGGCGATCGAGTTGGCGAATACTCCGGGCTACGGGCTGAGTTCGGCGATCTACACCAACGACGCCCGGGAGGCGTTCAGCTTCGCCAACCGGATCTCGGCCGGGATGACCAGCGTGAACAACTCGACCTCGGGCGCCGAGGCGCACCTGCCGTTCGGTGGCAACGGCAAGTCCGGCAACGGATCCCGGCAGTCGGGCATCTGGGTGCTGGATCAGTTCACCCGCTGGCAGTCGATGAACTGGGACTACTCCGGCCGGTTGCAGAAGGCGCAGATGGACGTTGCCGAGCTGGCCGTGGACCCCGACTTCACCTTGGATGTGGACGAGCGCTGA
- the lat gene encoding L-lysine 6-transaminase yields MAEQTHVLPAEVHEVLGRHLLTDGFKLVIDLAASRGSVVVDAVTGDRYLDLYTFFASAPLGLNPPGIVDDPAFLEKLGRIAANKPANSDIYSAELADFTETFVRVVGDPALPHLFFIEGGALAVENALKVAFDWKSRKNEDAGRSPELGTKIMHLTRAFHGRSGYTMSLTNTEPGKVARFPKFSWPRIDVPAITFPLEDHLDEVIAAEERAVSQARMAFSEHPYDIAAFICEPIQGEGGDNHLRPEFLRVMQQLVHDHDALFIVDEVQTGMGTTGTAWAYQQLGLEPDIVAFSKKAQLGGIMAGRRVDEVQDNVFRVSGRINSTWGGGLVDMVRATRILEIVERDGLIEAAGPKGAHLVERLWEIAEKSGVALSNVRGRGLMVAVDLRDPQTRDNVLTRLRDHEHVLALPSGERSIRFRPALSVTEAELDQAAAALGRAVADVAGGNQ; encoded by the coding sequence ATGGCCGAACAGACGCACGTCCTGCCCGCCGAGGTCCACGAGGTGCTGGGGCGGCACCTGCTGACCGACGGTTTCAAACTGGTCATCGACCTGGCCGCGAGCCGCGGCAGCGTGGTGGTCGATGCGGTCACCGGGGACCGCTACCTGGACCTGTACACGTTCTTCGCCAGCGCTCCGCTGGGCTTGAATCCTCCCGGCATCGTCGACGACCCGGCGTTCCTGGAGAAGCTCGGCCGGATCGCCGCCAACAAGCCGGCCAACTCCGACATCTACAGCGCCGAACTCGCCGACTTCACCGAGACCTTCGTCCGCGTCGTCGGCGATCCCGCGCTGCCGCACCTGTTCTTCATCGAGGGCGGCGCACTCGCAGTGGAGAACGCGTTGAAGGTCGCGTTCGACTGGAAGAGCCGCAAGAACGAGGACGCCGGTCGGTCACCGGAGTTGGGCACCAAGATCATGCACCTGACTCGGGCCTTCCACGGCCGCAGCGGCTACACCATGTCGCTGACCAACACCGAGCCAGGCAAGGTGGCGCGGTTCCCCAAGTTCAGTTGGCCGCGGATCGACGTGCCGGCGATCACGTTCCCGTTGGAAGATCATCTGGACGAGGTGATCGCAGCCGAGGAACGGGCTGTTTCCCAAGCCAGGATGGCATTCTCGGAGCATCCGTACGACATTGCCGCGTTCATCTGCGAACCGATCCAGGGCGAGGGCGGTGACAACCACCTACGTCCGGAATTCCTGCGAGTGATGCAGCAACTCGTTCATGATCATGATGCGTTGTTCATCGTGGACGAGGTGCAGACCGGGATGGGCACCACCGGCACCGCCTGGGCCTACCAGCAACTCGGGCTGGAGCCCGACATCGTCGCCTTCTCCAAGAAGGCCCAGCTGGGCGGGATCATGGCCGGCCGCCGAGTGGACGAGGTGCAGGACAACGTCTTCCGGGTATCGGGACGGATCAACTCCACCTGGGGCGGCGGACTGGTCGACATGGTCCGGGCCACCCGGATCCTGGAGATCGTCGAGCGCGACGGCCTGATCGAGGCGGCCGGTCCGAAGGGCGCGCACCTGGTCGAACGTCTGTGGGAGATCGCCGAGAAGTCCGGCGTGGCACTCTCCAACGTCCGCGGTCGTGGGCTGATGGTGGCGGTCGATCTGCGCGATCCGCAGACCCGCGATAACGTGCTGACCAGGCTTCGTGATCATGAGCACGTGCTGGCCCTGCCCAGTGGCGAACGGTCGATCCGGTTCCGGCCGGCACTGTCGGTGACCGAGGCCGAGTTGGACCAGGCCGCTGCGGCGCTGGGCCGGGCCGTGGCCGATGTTGCGGGAGGTAACCAGTGA
- a CDS encoding outer membrane protein assembly factor BamB family protein — MAEQQPQEFGDGPAERPDRWLAPGEHAENPAGSGIPNAPQSGDPTSVPERYRPNFRPVRGGRGMRSPGRTRIGGRIGIVVLLVLAAITIAGVISNLNRSGEVDRPRPSATGFKELPTKINWKVEPAQLRSDLTEPRFISSVDGDFSGSYVAATADVWLTITGRENATDTMVHALNPQTGKEIWHRRLDGVLCDAEAPASGIVCASVLSRDPQTGLGTRWRLHRIDPADGSDRKTADINGWLTAVHRSGNQFIVLEQRQPAPHAVVRAFDVKDLTPRWSRDLLRQPGQAEMFSENRIIKRPEPERQGLALDRPRFRDVGHGLVAVWAGQRTAFFNAASGKLIMMPHCSRLVDDGQRLWCNEPAGAASYSYNGKLLHRILGPRLAFPYDNGIGVDRNRPIFLNDSGAPVSVDLKTGTVGGAYGGPGAGSAFGMKTMPSAYTVGRYTFLVGEGGAMLLDPKQDRAAWLNPAATHTDLPILLGDRVLVGDFHWTVLDLATGKQQATVHPDAGLYTVAIGDHVAGIGPDKISDLQLG; from the coding sequence GTGGCTGAACAGCAACCCCAGGAATTCGGTGACGGCCCGGCAGAACGACCGGACCGGTGGCTCGCTCCGGGTGAACACGCCGAGAACCCCGCCGGATCCGGGATCCCGAACGCGCCGCAGTCGGGCGATCCGACCTCCGTCCCGGAGCGGTACCGGCCGAACTTCCGCCCGGTACGAGGTGGCCGTGGCATGCGCTCGCCCGGCCGTACGCGGATCGGAGGCCGGATCGGAATCGTGGTCCTGCTGGTGCTGGCGGCCATCACAATCGCCGGAGTGATCTCGAACCTGAACCGCTCCGGCGAGGTCGACCGGCCGAGACCGTCGGCCACCGGATTCAAGGAGCTGCCGACCAAGATCAACTGGAAGGTCGAGCCCGCGCAGCTGCGATCCGACCTGACCGAGCCCCGGTTCATCTCCTCGGTTGACGGTGACTTCAGCGGCTCCTACGTCGCGGCCACCGCCGATGTCTGGCTGACGATCACCGGTCGGGAGAACGCCACCGACACCATGGTGCATGCGCTGAATCCCCAGACCGGGAAGGAGATCTGGCATCGTCGGCTGGACGGGGTGCTGTGTGACGCCGAGGCGCCCGCCTCGGGCATCGTCTGCGCCTCGGTGCTCTCGCGCGATCCGCAGACCGGGCTCGGCACCCGCTGGCGGCTGCATCGAATCGATCCCGCTGACGGCAGCGACCGGAAGACCGCCGACATCAACGGCTGGCTGACGGCAGTTCATCGCAGCGGGAACCAGTTCATCGTGCTGGAACAGCGTCAGCCGGCGCCGCACGCCGTGGTGCGCGCCTTCGACGTCAAGGACCTGACTCCACGATGGAGTCGCGATCTGCTCCGGCAGCCGGGCCAAGCCGAGATGTTCAGCGAGAACAGGATCATCAAACGGCCGGAACCCGAACGGCAGGGTCTGGCGCTCGACCGGCCGCGGTTCCGCGACGTAGGGCACGGGCTCGTCGCCGTCTGGGCCGGGCAGCGGACCGCGTTCTTCAACGCCGCCAGCGGGAAGTTGATCATGATGCCGCACTGCTCGCGGCTGGTCGACGACGGGCAGCGATTGTGGTGCAACGAACCGGCCGGCGCGGCCTCGTACAGCTACAACGGCAAGTTGTTACACCGAATTCTCGGTCCGCGGCTCGCCTTCCCCTACGACAACGGCATCGGGGTCGACCGCAACCGGCCGATCTTCCTGAACGACTCCGGCGCTCCGGTCTCGGTCGACCTGAAGACCGGCACGGTCGGCGGCGCGTACGGCGGCCCCGGCGCGGGATCGGCATTCGGGATGAAGACGATGCCGAGCGCGTACACCGTCGGCCGCTACACCTTCCTGGTCGGTGAGGGCGGCGCCATGCTGCTCGATCCGAAGCAGGACCGAGCAGCATGGCTGAATCCCGCCGCCACCCACACCGACCTGCCGATCCTGCTCGGCGATCGGGTGCTGGTCGGCGACTTCCACTGGACCGTGCTCGACCTCGCCACCGGCAAACAACAGGCGACGGTCCACCCCGACGCCGGCCTCTACACGGTCGCCATCGGCGACCACGTCGCCGGCATCGGCCCGGACAAGATCTCCGACCTGCAGCTCGGCTGA